In Motilibacter rhizosphaerae, one DNA window encodes the following:
- the ftsZ gene encoding cell division protein FtsZ — protein MAAPQNYLAVIKVVGIGGGGVNAVNRMIEVGLKGVEFIAINTDAQALLMSDADVKLDVGRELTRGLGAGADPQVGRKAAEDHADEIEEVLKGADMVFVTAGEGGGTGTGGAPVVARIARSLGALTIGVVTRPFGFEGRRRSTSAESGIEELRNEVDTLIVIPNDRLLSISDRQISMLDAFKQADQVLLQGVSGITDLITTPGLINLDFADVKSVMSGAGSALMGIGNARGDDRAVTAAEQAIASPLLEASIDGAHGVLLSIAGGSDLGLFEINEAAQLVAEAAHPEANIIFGAVIDDALGDEVRVTVIAAGFDGGLPRRRGTHEAGRRVPGTVGAPQPPAVALPAGLRPREEQVELPREAEPARAAAGRTSSLPSGRGEVRFEPSRTPAPRSEQRDPRTGEARQARPRTIVFDDADDLDVPDFLK, from the coding sequence GTGGCAGCACCGCAGAACTACCTGGCGGTCATCAAGGTCGTGGGCATCGGCGGCGGTGGCGTCAATGCCGTCAACCGGATGATCGAGGTCGGCCTCAAGGGCGTCGAGTTCATCGCGATCAACACCGACGCGCAGGCGCTGCTCATGAGCGACGCCGACGTCAAGCTCGACGTGGGCCGCGAGCTCACCCGCGGCCTCGGCGCCGGCGCCGACCCGCAGGTCGGCCGCAAGGCGGCCGAGGACCACGCCGACGAGATCGAGGAGGTGCTCAAGGGCGCCGACATGGTCTTCGTCACCGCGGGGGAGGGCGGCGGCACGGGCACCGGCGGCGCGCCCGTCGTGGCGCGGATCGCCCGCAGCCTCGGCGCGCTGACGATCGGCGTCGTCACCCGGCCGTTCGGCTTCGAGGGGCGCCGCCGCTCGACGAGCGCGGAGAGCGGCATCGAGGAGCTCCGCAACGAGGTCGACACCCTCATCGTCATCCCGAACGACCGGCTTCTCTCGATCTCCGACCGGCAGATCAGCATGCTCGACGCGTTCAAGCAGGCCGACCAGGTGCTGCTGCAGGGCGTGTCCGGGATCACCGACCTCATCACGACCCCCGGCCTCATCAACCTCGACTTCGCCGACGTCAAGAGCGTCATGTCGGGCGCCGGCTCCGCGCTCATGGGCATCGGCAACGCGCGCGGCGACGACCGCGCCGTCACGGCCGCCGAGCAGGCGATCGCGAGCCCGCTGCTCGAGGCGAGCATCGACGGCGCGCACGGCGTGCTGCTGTCCATCGCGGGCGGCTCGGACCTCGGGCTGTTCGAGATCAACGAGGCCGCGCAGCTCGTCGCGGAGGCCGCCCACCCCGAGGCGAACATCATCTTCGGCGCGGTCATCGACGACGCCCTGGGCGACGAGGTGCGCGTCACCGTCATCGCCGCCGGCTTCGACGGGGGCCTGCCCCGCCGGCGCGGGACCCACGAGGCCGGGCGCCGGGTGCCGGGCACCGTCGGCGCGCCCCAGCCGCCGGCGGTCGCGCTGCCGGCGGGCCTGCGCCCCCGTGAGGAGCAGGTCGAGCTGCCCCGCGAGGCGGAGCCGGCCCGCGCCGCCGCCGGCCGCACCTCCTCGCTGCCGAGCGGGCGCGGCGAGGTCCGGTTCGAGCCCAGCCGCACCCCGGCGCCGCGCAGCGAGCAGCGCGACCCCCGGACCGGCGAGGCGCGCCAGGCCCGTCCGCGGACGATCGTGTTCGACGACGCGGACGACCTCGACGTGCCCGACTTCCTGAAGTAA
- a CDS encoding cell division protein SepF, with protein MAGGMRKMAVYLGLVEDDAEHYEDYQDYAEDYDDAPAPVPARAAARPVREVDEPAPAPRREPSRLGADLRKGSTALGTEGSLATVHRAAPEPAAAYGLDRITTIHPRSYNDAKQIGESFRSGTPVIMNLTDMDDADAKRLVDFAAGLIFGLRGTIERVTSKVFLLSPANVSVTAEERARMAENGFFNQS; from the coding sequence ATGGCCGGTGGGATGCGCAAGATGGCGGTCTACCTCGGGCTGGTCGAGGACGACGCCGAGCACTACGAGGACTACCAGGACTACGCCGAGGACTACGACGACGCTCCCGCGCCGGTCCCGGCGCGCGCCGCGGCCCGTCCGGTCCGCGAGGTCGACGAGCCCGCGCCGGCCCCCCGCCGCGAGCCCTCCCGCCTGGGTGCCGACCTGCGCAAGGGCTCCACCGCGCTCGGGACCGAGGGCTCGCTGGCCACCGTGCACCGCGCGGCCCCCGAGCCCGCCGCGGCGTACGGCCTGGACCGGATCACGACCATCCACCCGCGGTCCTACAACGACGCCAAGCAGATCGGCGAGAGCTTCCGCTCCGGCACGCCCGTGATCATGAACCTCACGGACATGGACGACGCCGACGCCAAGCGCCTCGTGGACTTCGCGGCGGGCCTCATCTTCGGCCTGCGCGGCACGATCGAGCGGGTGACGAGCAAGGTGTTCCTGCTCTCCCCGGCCAACGTCTCGGTGACGGCGGAGGAGCGGGCCCGCATGGCGGAGAACGGCTTCTTCAACCAGAGCTAG
- a CDS encoding YggS family pyridoxal phosphate-dependent enzyme produces MTGRPEELAARLEEVRTRIAAACAGAGREPGSVTLVAVTKTHPASDVRVLAGLGVGEVAENREQEARPKHAECADLGLRWRFVGQLQTNKAAAVAGFADVVESVDRQRLVAALARAAERRGRALEVLLQVALDPPGAPGRGGAAPEDVPALAEAVAGEPALVLGGLMAVAPRGADPAPAFAVLAGVHARLLREHPSARVLSAGMSGDLEQAVAAGATHVRIGSALLGNRPALR; encoded by the coding sequence GTGACCGGGCGGCCCGAGGAGCTCGCCGCCCGGCTGGAGGAGGTGCGCACCCGCATCGCCGCCGCCTGCGCCGGCGCGGGGCGCGAGCCCGGCTCCGTGACGCTCGTCGCGGTGACCAAGACGCACCCGGCCTCCGACGTCCGGGTCCTCGCCGGGCTCGGCGTCGGCGAGGTGGCGGAGAACCGCGAGCAGGAGGCGCGCCCCAAGCACGCCGAGTGCGCCGACCTCGGGCTGCGCTGGCGCTTCGTGGGCCAGCTGCAGACCAACAAGGCCGCGGCCGTTGCCGGCTTCGCCGACGTCGTCGAGTCGGTCGACCGGCAGCGGCTCGTGGCGGCGCTCGCGCGCGCGGCGGAGCGGCGGGGGCGCGCCCTCGAGGTGCTGCTCCAGGTCGCCCTCGACCCGCCCGGCGCGCCCGGGCGGGGAGGCGCCGCGCCCGAGGACGTGCCGGCGCTCGCCGAGGCGGTCGCGGGGGAGCCCGCGCTCGTGCTCGGCGGCCTCATGGCGGTCGCGCCGCGCGGTGCCGACCCCGCGCCGGCGTTCGCGGTGCTCGCCGGGGTGCACGCCCGGCTCCTGCGGGAGCACCCGTCCGCGCGGGTGCTCTCGGCCGGCATGAGCGGCGACCTCGAGCAGGCCGTCGCCGCCGGCGCGACACACGTCCGGATCGGCAGCGCGTTGCTCGGGAACCGTCCCGCGCTCCGCTAA
- the ileS gene encoding isoleucine--tRNA ligase, whose protein sequence is MTTYAALPPQVDLPALERSVLELWRSEGTFARSLEQSGGREPWVFYEGPPTANGMPGTHHVEARVFKDAFPRYRTMKGRFVPRKAGWDCHGLPVELAVEKELGFSGKKDIEAYGIAEFNARCRASVERHVDAFELMTERMGYWVDMSQAYRTMDPEYVDSVWWALKQIADKGLLVEDYRIAPWCPRDETTLSDHELGQPGGYETVVDPSVFVRFPLTSGPLAGEASLLVWTTTPWTLVSNTAVAVNPAVTYVVATDGSERLVVAEPLLASALGEGWTVERTFSGTELERWRYARPFELLAWPEGEDGHFVLLADYVTTEDGTGLVHQSPAFGADDLATCRAYGLPVVTPVRRDGTFDADLPLVGGMFFKTADPSLVADLDARGRLFRHVPYEHSYPHCWRCHTALIYYATPSWYIRTTARKDELLRENERTTWYPETVKWGRYGDWLRGNVDWALSRSRYWGTPLPVWRCTDGHVTVVGSRAELGALAGRDLSSLDPHRPYVDEVALACPECGAEARRVPEVIDGWFDSGAMPFAQWGYPWVEGSEEKLAEQYPAQFICEAQDQTRGWFYSLMAVGTLVFDRSSYENVLCLGLILAEDGKKMSKHLGNVLQPIPLMDEHGADALRWFMFASGSPWAARRVGHHALQEVVRKVLLTYWNTASFLSLYGRTAGFEPFATPAPPLTERPLLDRWALSEAHRLAREVDAAMEVFDAQRVGALLARYVDDLSNWYVRRSRRRFWDGDPAALATLHECLYVLTLLLAPVVPFVTERVWRDLFASTSDQLPASVHLATWPRVDGSLVDDELAGQMALVRRVVELGRSARTEHKVRTRQPLAEVAVLSRDWAALPADLRAIAREELNVVSEGALSGDEALVTRTAKPNFRALGKRFGKRTPVVAAAVAAADPAQLATTSRVLVEGEEVALEADDFTVTETPKEGWAVASEPGLSVALDLTLTPELVRAGLAREVVRLVQDARKSSGFEVSDRIALWWQPTGEQLTAALAEHADLVAREVLAVSAAAGPGPEGSREVRDDELGLVVWLQRA, encoded by the coding sequence ATGACGACGTACGCAGCCCTCCCCCCGCAGGTCGACCTGCCCGCGCTCGAGCGGTCCGTGCTCGAGCTGTGGCGCAGCGAGGGGACGTTCGCGCGGAGCCTCGAGCAGAGCGGGGGCCGCGAGCCCTGGGTGTTCTACGAGGGCCCGCCCACGGCCAACGGCATGCCGGGCACCCACCACGTCGAGGCGCGGGTGTTCAAGGACGCCTTCCCGCGCTACCGCACGATGAAGGGCCGCTTCGTCCCGCGCAAGGCCGGCTGGGACTGCCACGGCCTGCCGGTCGAGCTGGCGGTGGAGAAGGAGCTCGGCTTCTCCGGCAAGAAGGACATCGAGGCCTACGGCATCGCGGAGTTCAACGCGCGCTGCCGGGCCAGCGTGGAGCGCCACGTCGACGCCTTCGAGCTCATGACCGAGCGCATGGGCTACTGGGTCGACATGTCGCAGGCCTACCGCACGATGGACCCGGAGTACGTCGACTCCGTGTGGTGGGCGCTCAAGCAGATCGCCGACAAGGGCCTGCTCGTCGAGGACTACCGCATCGCGCCGTGGTGCCCGCGCGACGAGACGACGCTGTCGGACCACGAGCTCGGCCAGCCCGGCGGCTACGAGACCGTCGTGGACCCCTCGGTCTTCGTCCGCTTCCCGCTCACCTCGGGCCCGCTGGCCGGCGAGGCGTCGCTGCTGGTCTGGACGACGACGCCGTGGACGCTCGTCTCCAACACCGCGGTGGCGGTCAACCCCGCCGTCACGTACGTCGTGGCGACGGACGGCAGCGAGCGCCTCGTCGTCGCCGAGCCGCTGCTCGCCTCCGCGCTCGGCGAGGGCTGGACGGTCGAGCGGACCTTCAGCGGCACCGAGCTCGAGCGCTGGCGCTACGCCCGCCCCTTCGAGCTGCTCGCGTGGCCCGAGGGCGAGGACGGCCACTTCGTGCTGCTCGCCGACTACGTGACGACCGAGGACGGCACCGGTCTCGTCCACCAGTCGCCCGCGTTCGGGGCCGACGACCTCGCGACCTGCCGGGCGTACGGCCTGCCGGTGGTCACGCCGGTGCGCCGCGACGGCACCTTCGACGCCGACCTCCCGCTCGTCGGCGGCATGTTCTTCAAGACGGCCGACCCGTCGCTCGTGGCCGATCTCGACGCTCGGGGCCGGCTCTTCCGCCACGTGCCCTACGAGCACAGCTACCCCCACTGCTGGCGCTGCCACACCGCCCTCATCTACTACGCGACGCCGTCCTGGTACATCCGCACGACGGCGCGCAAGGACGAGCTGCTCCGCGAGAACGAGCGCACGACGTGGTACCCCGAGACCGTCAAGTGGGGCCGCTACGGCGACTGGCTGCGGGGCAACGTCGACTGGGCGCTCTCCCGCTCGCGCTACTGGGGCACTCCGCTGCCGGTGTGGCGCTGCACCGACGGCCACGTCACCGTCGTCGGCTCCCGGGCCGAGCTCGGCGCGCTGGCGGGGCGCGACCTCTCATCGCTCGACCCGCACCGCCCGTACGTCGACGAGGTCGCCCTCGCCTGCCCCGAGTGCGGGGCCGAGGCGCGGCGCGTGCCCGAGGTCATCGACGGCTGGTTCGACTCCGGGGCGATGCCGTTCGCGCAGTGGGGCTACCCCTGGGTCGAGGGCAGCGAGGAGAAGCTCGCCGAGCAGTACCCCGCGCAGTTCATCTGCGAGGCGCAGGACCAGACCCGCGGCTGGTTCTACTCCCTCATGGCCGTCGGCACGCTCGTCTTCGACCGCAGCTCCTACGAGAACGTCCTCTGCCTGGGGCTGATCCTCGCCGAGGACGGCAAGAAGATGAGCAAGCACCTCGGCAACGTGCTGCAGCCGATCCCGCTCATGGACGAGCACGGCGCCGACGCCCTGCGCTGGTTCATGTTCGCCTCCGGCTCGCCGTGGGCCGCGCGCCGCGTCGGCCACCACGCGCTCCAGGAGGTCGTCCGCAAGGTCCTGCTGACCTACTGGAACACCGCGTCGTTCCTCTCGCTGTACGGCCGGACCGCCGGCTTCGAGCCCTTCGCCACGCCGGCGCCGCCGCTCACCGAGCGTCCCCTGCTCGACCGGTGGGCGCTGTCCGAGGCGCACCGGCTCGCCCGCGAGGTCGACGCCGCGATGGAGGTGTTCGACGCGCAGCGGGTCGGCGCGCTGCTCGCCCGCTACGTCGACGACCTCTCCAACTGGTACGTCCGCCGCTCCCGCCGCCGCTTCTGGGACGGCGACCCCGCCGCGCTCGCGACGCTGCACGAGTGCCTCTACGTGCTCACGCTGCTGCTCGCTCCGGTCGTGCCGTTCGTCACCGAGCGGGTGTGGCGCGACCTGTTCGCGTCGACCTCGGACCAGCTGCCGGCGTCGGTGCACCTCGCGACCTGGCCGCGGGTCGACGGCTCCCTCGTCGACGACGAGCTCGCGGGGCAGATGGCCCTCGTCCGCCGGGTCGTCGAGCTCGGGCGCTCGGCGCGTACGGAGCACAAGGTGCGCACTCGCCAGCCGCTCGCCGAGGTGGCCGTGCTCTCCCGCGACTGGGCGGCGCTCCCGGCCGACCTGCGGGCGATCGCGCGCGAGGAGCTCAACGTCGTCTCGGAGGGCGCGCTCTCCGGGGACGAGGCGCTGGTGACGCGGACGGCGAAGCCCAACTTCCGCGCGCTGGGCAAGCGCTTCGGCAAGCGGACGCCGGTCGTCGCCGCGGCCGTCGCCGCCGCCGACCCGGCGCAGCTCGCCACCACCTCGCGCGTGCTCGTCGAGGGCGAGGAGGTGGCACTGGAGGCCGACGACTTCACCGTCACCGAGACGCCGAAGGAGGGCTGGGCCGTCGCGTCCGAGCCGGGGCTGAGCGTCGCGCTCGACCTCACGCTGACCCCGGAGCTCGTCCGTGCGGGCCTCGCCCGCGAGGTCGTCCGGCTGGTGCAGGACGCGCGCAAGTCCAGCGGCTTCGAGGTGAGCGACCGGATCGCCCTGTGGTGGCAGCCGACGGGCGAGCAGCTGACGGCGGCGCTCGCCGAGCACGCCGACCTCGTCGCCCGCGAGGTGCTGGCGGTCTCGGCCGCGGCCGGGCCGGGCCCGGAGGGCTCCCGCGAGGTCCGTGACGACGAGCTCGGGCTGGTGGTCTGGCTGCAGCGGGCCTGA
- a CDS encoding YggT family protein, with amino-acid sequence MSAAITVLIDVVRLYIIVLFVRLVLDYVQMFARSWTPKGPVLVLAEIVYTVTDPPLKALRRLIPPLRIGTVALDLSFLVLLAALYVGVSLLSSLSV; translated from the coding sequence GTGTCCGCGGCCATCACCGTCCTCATCGACGTCGTCCGTCTCTACATCATCGTGCTGTTCGTCCGGCTCGTGCTGGACTACGTGCAGATGTTCGCCCGCTCGTGGACCCCGAAGGGGCCCGTCCTCGTGCTCGCGGAGATCGTCTACACCGTCACCGACCCGCCGCTGAAGGCCCTGCGGCGGCTCATCCCGCCGCTGCGGATCGGCACGGTCGCGCTGGACCTCTCGTTCCTGGTGCTGCTCGCCGCCCTCTACGTAGGCGTTAGTCTCCTCTCGTCACTGTCGGTCTAG
- the pgeF gene encoding peptidoglycan editing factor PgeF: MLRWQERHGRTGLTVTGRAGGVSSEPWDSLNLAAHVGDEPAAVAENRRRVTAALGLREQALVIASQVHGTRVVVVHGPLGGPPPEADGLVTAVPGLVLGVLVADCTPVLVAAPDEGLVGVAHAGRRGMAGGVVPELVEVLRAQGAGRLVARVGPSVCGRCYEVPLALREEVAAVEPVTRSVTRWGTPALDVAAGVLEQLRVLGVPAEEVPGCTYEDADLFSYRRARTTGRSAGLAWVEPPGAPA; the protein is encoded by the coding sequence GTGCTGCGCTGGCAGGAGCGCCACGGGAGGACCGGGCTGACCGTCACCGGACGCGCCGGCGGGGTGAGCAGCGAGCCCTGGGACTCGCTCAACCTCGCCGCGCACGTCGGTGACGAGCCGGCCGCGGTCGCGGAGAACCGACGGCGGGTGACCGCGGCCCTCGGGCTCCGCGAGCAGGCCCTCGTCATCGCCTCCCAGGTCCACGGGACCCGGGTGGTCGTCGTCCACGGTCCCCTCGGGGGCCCGCCGCCGGAGGCGGACGGGCTGGTCACCGCCGTGCCCGGCCTGGTCCTCGGCGTCCTTGTCGCCGACTGCACGCCGGTGCTCGTCGCGGCACCGGACGAGGGGCTGGTCGGCGTCGCCCACGCCGGGCGGCGCGGCATGGCCGGCGGCGTCGTCCCCGAGCTCGTCGAGGTGCTGCGCGCCCAGGGCGCGGGCCGGCTCGTCGCGCGCGTCGGGCCGTCGGTCTGCGGCCGCTGCTACGAGGTCCCCCTGGCGCTGCGCGAGGAGGTCGCGGCCGTCGAGCCCGTGACCCGCTCCGTCACGCGCTGGGGCACCCCGGCGCTCGACGTGGCCGCCGGGGTGCTCGAGCAGCTGCGCGTGCTCGGCGTGCCGGCCGAGGAGGTCCCGGGGTGCACGTACGAGGACGCGGACCTGTTCTCCTACCGGCGCGCCCGGACCACCGGGCGCTCGGCCGGCCTCGCCTGGGTCGAGCCCCCAGGGGCGCCCGCGTGA
- a CDS encoding DivIVA domain-containing protein, with translation MPLSPEDVANKQFTSNRFGRGYDEAEVDDFLDEVEAELRRLHGENEELRSKLAQVQRALSEAQARLARGEAGPFTGSHPVAGAGTGAHQVPTGSHPVAPVPQPQPVAEPAPAPAPAPAPAPVVTGGAEQAAGILALAQRTADEYVAEARSQAERILGEARTEAEQLTGEARAEAERVQAEARAEADRVQTEARQRSEQLVREADERHRETLGSLENERVVLERRVEELRTFEREYRTRLRSFVEGHLSGLDAGTVAPSVG, from the coding sequence ATGCCTCTCAGCCCTGAGGACGTCGCCAACAAGCAGTTCACGAGCAACCGCTTCGGGCGCGGGTACGACGAGGCGGAGGTGGACGACTTCCTCGACGAGGTCGAGGCGGAGCTGCGCCGGCTGCACGGCGAGAACGAGGAGCTGCGCTCCAAGCTCGCGCAGGTCCAGCGCGCGCTGTCCGAGGCGCAGGCGCGGCTCGCCCGCGGCGAGGCCGGCCCCTTCACCGGCTCGCACCCGGTCGCCGGCGCCGGCACCGGGGCCCACCAGGTCCCCACCGGCTCGCACCCGGTGGCGCCCGTGCCCCAGCCGCAGCCCGTCGCCGAGCCCGCTCCGGCTCCCGCCCCTGCCCCGGCTCCTGCGCCGGTCGTCACCGGCGGCGCCGAGCAGGCCGCCGGCATCCTCGCGCTCGCCCAGCGCACCGCCGACGAGTACGTCGCGGAGGCCCGCAGCCAGGCCGAGCGCATCCTCGGCGAGGCCCGCACCGAGGCCGAGCAGCTGACCGGCGAGGCCCGCGCCGAGGCCGAGCGGGTGCAGGCGGAGGCCCGCGCCGAGGCCGACCGCGTGCAGACCGAGGCCCGGCAGCGCTCCGAGCAGCTCGTCCGCGAGGCCGACGAGCGGCACCGCGAGACGCTGGGCTCGCTGGAGAACGAGCGGGTGGTGCTCGAGCGCCGCGTCGAGGAGCTGCGGACCTTCGAGCGGGAGTACCGCACGCGGCTGCGCTCCTTCGTGGAGGGCCACCTCAGCGGGCTCGACGCCGGCACTGTGGCGCCGTCCGTCGGCTGA
- a CDS encoding RluA family pseudouridine synthase: protein MPDLRSLPVPDGLEGERLDAGLARLFGFSRTRAAELVAAGAVRVDGGEAHKSQRLSAGSWLEVELPDPPRPVEVVPLRVEGMTIVHSDDDIVVVDKPVGVAAHPSPGWTGPTVIGGLAAAGFRISTSGAAERQGVVHRLDVGTTGLMVVAKSEVAYSRLKDAFRHRTVEKRYAAVVQGHPDPSVGTVDAPIGRHPRDDWRWAVVAEEAGGRASVTHYETVEAFRAASLLDIELETGRTHQIRVHMSALKHPCAGDLTYGADPRLAERLGLTRQWLHAQQLGFEHPATGERVVFRSPPPPDLAHALDVLRADSA from the coding sequence GTGCCTGACCTGCGCTCGCTCCCCGTGCCCGACGGCCTCGAGGGCGAGCGGCTCGACGCGGGGCTCGCGCGGCTGTTCGGCTTCTCCCGCACCCGCGCCGCCGAGCTCGTCGCCGCGGGCGCCGTGCGGGTCGACGGCGGCGAGGCCCACAAGTCCCAGCGGCTCTCGGCGGGCTCCTGGCTCGAGGTCGAGCTGCCCGACCCGCCGCGGCCGGTCGAGGTCGTGCCGCTGCGCGTCGAGGGCATGACGATCGTCCACAGCGACGACGACATCGTCGTCGTGGACAAGCCCGTGGGCGTCGCGGCGCACCCCTCGCCCGGCTGGACGGGCCCGACCGTCATCGGCGGGCTCGCGGCCGCCGGCTTCCGCATCTCCACCTCGGGCGCGGCCGAGCGCCAGGGCGTCGTGCACCGCCTCGACGTCGGGACCACCGGGCTCATGGTGGTCGCGAAGTCGGAGGTCGCGTACTCCCGGCTCAAGGACGCCTTCCGCCACCGCACCGTCGAGAAGCGCTACGCCGCGGTCGTCCAGGGCCACCCCGACCCCTCCGTCGGCACCGTCGACGCCCCCATCGGCCGGCACCCCCGCGACGACTGGCGCTGGGCCGTCGTCGCCGAGGAGGCCGGCGGGCGGGCGAGCGTCACGCACTACGAGACCGTCGAGGCGTTCCGGGCCGCGTCACTGCTCGACATCGAGCTCGAGACCGGCCGCACGCACCAGATCCGCGTGCACATGAGCGCGCTGAAGCACCCCTGCGCGGGCGACCTGACCTACGGCGCCGACCCGCGGCTGGCCGAGCGGCTCGGGCTGACCCGGCAGTGGCTGCACGCCCAGCAGCTCGGCTTCGAGCACCCCGCCACCGGCGAGCGGGTCGTCTTCCGCTCCCCGCCGCCGCCCGACCTGGCGCACGCGCTCGACGTCCTGCGGGCCGACTCGGCCTGA
- a CDS encoding signal peptidase II has product MQAARGAALSEAVPEGAEQQAAGRAPVALLAGAAALVYVVDQVTKALAQSRLDEGDPVHVVGSLLELRLVHNPGAAWGIAGGATIIFSIIAVVVAVVVVRTAPRLRSAVWGLALGLLLGGAVGNLTDRVFREPGVLRGRVVDFIAFPHFPVFNVADSGITCAAVLIGLQTLRGIAPDGVRRA; this is encoded by the coding sequence GTGCAAGCAGCGCGAGGAGCGGCGCTGAGCGAGGCCGTCCCCGAGGGCGCCGAGCAGCAGGCGGCCGGTCGCGCGCCGGTCGCCCTGCTCGCCGGTGCCGCGGCGCTCGTCTACGTCGTGGACCAGGTGACGAAGGCGCTCGCGCAGAGCCGGCTCGACGAGGGCGACCCCGTCCACGTCGTCGGGTCGCTGCTCGAGCTGCGCCTCGTGCACAACCCGGGCGCGGCATGGGGGATCGCGGGCGGCGCGACGATCATCTTCAGCATCATCGCCGTGGTCGTCGCGGTCGTCGTCGTGCGCACCGCCCCGCGGCTGCGCTCCGCGGTGTGGGGGCTCGCGCTGGGGCTGCTGCTCGGGGGCGCCGTCGGCAACCTCACCGACCGCGTCTTCCGCGAGCCCGGGGTGCTGCGCGGCAGGGTCGTGGACTTCATCGCGTTCCCGCACTTCCCGGTGTTCAACGTCGCGGACTCGGGGATCACCTGCGCGGCCGTGCTCATCGGCCTGCAGACGCTGCGCGGCATCGCCCCGGACGGGGTCCGGCGTGCCTGA
- a CDS encoding TraR/DksA family transcriptional regulator, with protein sequence MARTAAGAKAPAGGEGAATAGGTEVLDLPVRPGEEPWTAAELAEVRTELEADAERLRREVAESETEIADLLRDSGEGAGDDQADAGTKTFEREHELSLAANARDMLEQTQRALARIEAGTYGACESCGQPIGKARLQAFPRATLDVACKQREERR encoded by the coding sequence GTGGCCAGGACGGCAGCGGGAGCGAAGGCCCCGGCCGGGGGCGAGGGCGCGGCGACCGCCGGCGGGACCGAGGTCCTCGACCTGCCCGTGCGCCCCGGCGAGGAGCCGTGGACCGCGGCCGAGCTCGCCGAGGTGCGCACCGAGCTCGAGGCGGACGCGGAGCGGCTGCGCCGCGAGGTCGCCGAGAGCGAGACCGAGATCGCGGACCTGCTGCGCGACTCCGGCGAGGGCGCCGGCGACGACCAGGCCGACGCGGGGACCAAGACCTTCGAGCGCGAGCACGAGCTCTCCCTCGCGGCCAACGCCCGCGACATGCTCGAGCAGACCCAGCGCGCCCTGGCGCGCATCGAGGCCGGCACGTACGGCGCCTGCGAGAGCTGCGGCCAGCCGATCGGCAAGGCCCGGCTGCAGGCGTTCCCGCGCGCGACGCTCGACGTCGCGTGCAAGCAGCGCGAGGAGCGGCGCTGA